GGAACTTTCAGGGCACCGACAGAGGGAAGCGAGTCGTGGCCGACGACGGGACGGCCGTCGGGACGATCGTGCGGACCGACGGCGACCGGGCGAGCGTCCTCCTGGACCCCGAGCGGTCCGAACCGGGCGACCCGACCGGCGAGACCGGGTCGCGGACGACGGTCGCGATCGACCGCAGGGGCGTCGCCGAGAGCACGAACGACCGCGTCCGGCTGGTCGAGGGTGCCGACCCGACCGACGCGCGGAGGCGCGCGTGACTGACGTGGAGACACACGCGACGGACGCGGAAGATGGTACGGGCGACGGCGACTCCGAGCCCGGATCCGGGGAGCGAGCGCCGCCTAGATTTCCGTGACGCGGTCGTGGGCCGTCCCGACGGCCGTCGCGTCGGCTTCGAGCAGTGCGACGACGAGGTACGTCGCGTAGTCGGCGAAGTAGTCGACCAGGTCGGCGATCCGCTCGGCGTCGATGGCCTCCAGCGAGTCCAGCAGGAGGAACGGGCACCGCTCGTGTACGTCGTGGACGAGGTAGCCGGCGAGCGCCAGGACGAGCCCGACGACCTCCCGCTCGCTCTCGCTGAGGTTCGCCGGGGAGTCCTCGAAGGCGCCCTCGTCGCCCTCGCGGACGACGCGGAGGTCGAACCGCCCCACGTCGGCGCCCGACCGGTCGGTGCCGGTGGTCCGCGTCAGGCGCACGCGGGCGACGTTGTCGTAGTCGAGGGCGTCGACCAGCGCGTCGGCGTGTTCGTTGAACGTCGCGACGGCCTCGGCCGCGGTCCGGTCGAGTCGCGTCCGGCACTCCACGAGGTCGGACTGCAGTTCCTCGCGGCGGGTCTCGAGTCGGTCCCGGTCGTCGAGGCGCTCGTCGAGGGCGTCCAGCTCCGACTCGACGGCGGCCAGGTCCGACCGCCGCTGTTCGAGCTCGACCTGGCGCTCGTTGGCCCGCCGGTGCAGGTCCAGGAGATCCGCGTAGTCCTCGGTCCGCAGGTCCTCGACCGTCGCCTCCAGGTTCTGCACGCGCTCGTTCAGCTCCCGACGCCGCCGTTCGAGGTCGCCGATGCGCTCCTCGCGGCGCGCGAGTTCGGACTCGACGCGGTCGCGCTCGGCCCGCAGGTCCGCCCGCCGCTCGCGCCGTCGCTCCAGCCGCTCGCGACGGGCGGCGAGCCTGTCGATCCGGGCGGTCAGGTCGCGACGCCGCCCGAGCGTCCGCTCCCTGAGGTCGCGCAACCGGTCGAGCGTCCCCTCGATCGCCGCGCGGTCGACGGTCGACCCGCACGTCCAGCAGGTGACCCGCTCGGTCCCCGACAGCCGGTCGGTCACGTGACCCTCCCCGTCGCTCGACGCGGATCCCGCGGCGCCGTCACCCGCGAAGCCGTCGTCACCGGCCAGATCCGCACCGTCCCGGCGGATCTCGCCGAGTTCGCCGAGGAGGCCCTCCTCGAGCTGGCTCTCGTTGAACCGGACGATCCCCTGGAGGGCGCTCACGTCGCCGTCGAGTCGACGCTTGCGTTCGCGTAGCGTCGCGATGTCGTCGGCCAGCGCGTCGAGTTCGGCCTCGTCGACGGGCGACACCGCCGTCAGGTCGCTCTCGATCTCGTCGCGCTCGCGCTCGACCGCCGCGATCGTGTCCCGCTCGGCGTCCAGGTCCTCGATCACCGATTCGAGGTCCGTCCGGGCGTCCCGAAGCTCGTCGAGCCGCTCCTCCAGGCGCTCGTCGCGCTCGATACCGTCGTCCAGCGAGGCGTCGGCCGCCTCGATCTCCGCCTCCAGGTCGGCGAGGTCCGATTCGAGCCCCTCGATCTCGCCCTCGAGACGGCGCCGCTCGGCGGACAGGTTCGCCCGCTCGTCGCCGACGCCCTCCAGGTCCGCCAGGTCGTCGTCGACCCGTCGCTTCTCGGCGGTCAGCCGCTCGATCTCCGCCTCGATCGCGTCGGTGTCGACCGGTCGCATGACCACGTTGGCGAGGTCGTCGCCCGCCCTGACCGCCCGTCGAACGTCGTTGTCCTCGAGCAACACGGCGTAGGTCTCGGCCGGGCCTGGGTCGGCGAGATACGGGTCACCCGTCGCGGCCACCCCGTCACCGGCCCGCTCGAACCGTCTGGTGTAGGTCTCTCCGTCGACGGTCAGCTCGACGCGGCCCGAGTCGGCGCCGCGCCGCAACGGCCTCGCCTCGCCGCCGAGTACCGCCCGGATCGCCCGCAGGAACGACGACCTGTTGGTCGCGTTGCGGCCGGCCAGCACCGTCACGCCCGGGCCGAGATCGACCGCCGTCGCCTCGATGCCACCGACGTTCCGGACCGAGAGCGACGCGGTTCCCGCTCCGGCGTCGGGCGCCGGCCGCGTCCGGTCGCCGTTCGACCCGTCCGGACCGGGATCGACGGCGTCGGCGGCGTCGGCGACCTCGGTGGTGTCGGCGATGTCGGAGGTATCGGCGGAATCGCGGTCCGCGCCGTCGGGGGTATCGGCGCTGTCGGGGCCGTCCGCCCCAGCGTCACCGTCCATGCCCGGTCCGGGGAGCGGCGCGCGTAAATGCGTTCATATCTCAGCGAGCGCCGTCGTCGTCGGGCTCGCACGCACAGCCGCCGTTGCGGAGCAGCGCGACGGCGTCGCGGTCGGCGCCGCAGTCGTGACAGAGGACCCGGACGTCGAGGAACACGTCGAACTCCCCGAGGGTCACCCGGTCGGCGTCGCGGTGTCGGGCGAGCGTCCCCTCGGCGACGGTGGCGGTCCGCCCGAGGAGCCGCTGGAGCGTCCCGATGTCGGTGTCGATCGGGTCCGTCGTCGACTCCGGTGGCGTGGCGTCCCTGACCTCCGTGAGGTAGGTGTGGACGGCCTGATGGGAGACGAAGTCCCCGACGAGCGCGTCCACATCGACGCCCGCGCGGGCGAGGTCGTTTCGCATCTCGGCCTTGCGCCCCTCGCTCACGTCGTCGCCGGTCAGCGTCTCGTAGGCGTCGGCGACCGCGTGTTCGGTCGGGTTGCGGTCGGCGCGGCGCATGGCCGACCGCAGGACGGCCCTGTTGAACTCGTCGGCCAGGTCCCTGAGACTCGTCCGCGACCCGTTCGAGCCCGTCCAGCTGTCGACGAGTCTGTCACCCATCTCCTCGAGCCCGTACGCCGCGACGAGCCGTTCGACCTTGCTCCGTCTGCCCGCTGGCGCGTCGTCCGACCCCATGGGCGGGGCTCTCGGGGCGCGACCGTATACCTATCGGTGGTCGTGAGAGTCGGTCGGCGAGAAACCGCGGTCGAACCGGACGCGGCGCCGGCCCGTCGGGTCACGGGCTGGGCGGACCGGCGCCGCGTCCGCGGACCGCTGGTAGACGCAGCCGTCTTCCCGCGTAGCGTCCCGGGCGGGGACGCCACACCGAAGGAGCGGCCGACCGGTGGGCTGGGAAGCCGACGGGAACGGGAGTCTCGTCGGCGATGCACAGGGGTTCGGGCGTGTCAGGTGGTGCCGGTCGATGGGTCGACGGCGATCGATGAGAGGGGGGTGAGACGGTTAAACGGAGTCAATCGTTCACGGGAGTACGCACCGCGTAAAGGGCCGAGAACGTCGGAGCGACGGGACCGTCGACCGCGTCGAACGGGTAGCGGTCGGCTTCCGACCGCCGACGCCCGACGACCGGTTCGTCCGCGCGGAGCGAACGGTACCCGCCCGGCACGTTCGACGCGGCCCGCGGGACCACGACCACGGTATCGAGCCCGAAACGGGTCGTACGCGGAGTATAACCAAGTGCGAGCCGTCGCTGGCCTCGGGCGGGGGGTCGGGGGAGGACCCACCGCCGTCCACACTGACGCCCGCCGCCGCCCGGGCACCGTCCCGGACGACGGCGGGCGCCGCCCTGATGCCCTGTTCCATTCTTTGGCGGTCGACCGACGACAGCGGTCGCGTTCGGCGTGACCGCGTTCGACGACCGCCCCGCCCGACACCGCGACCGCGCCGGCCGCTTAGTCGACCCATTACTATCCGTATCGGTCCACTGACGGACGGACGATGAGCGAACGGACCGAACGTCTGGTCGTCGAGGGCGGGACCGTGGTCACCCCCGAAGCCGCGTTCGACGGCGGCCGCGTCGTCGTCGAAGGCGACCGGATCGTCGCTGTCGAGTCGACCGAACGCACCGACGGGGACGACCGAGCGACGACCGACGGCGAGCGCGACGGCGGGCCGACCGTGCGACACCTCGACGCCACCGGCGAGGTCGTCCTCCCGGGGCTGGTCGACCTCCACGGCGACGAGGTGGAGCGCTACCGCTTCCCGCGGTCGGGCGAACGCGTCGACGCGGCGACCGCGCTGGCGACGGCCGACCGGCTGGCGCTGGCGGCCGGCGTCACCACCAAGTTCGACGCCATCGCCTTCGAGGACGCCCCGGAGAAAAACAGGTCGATCGAGGGCGCGACCGAGCTCCTGGAGGCCGTCGCGACGGGGGCGGATCTCGTGGCCGACCACCGCGTCCACGCCCGCTGTGAGGTCACCGACCCGGCCTCGGTCGCGGTCGTCGGCGACCTGGTCGAGCGGCCGGCCGTCGACATCGCGTCGCTGATGGCGCACGCGCCGGGCCGCGGCCAGTTCGAGGACGAGACGGCGTTCGCCAGCCGCTACGCCGACGGCCGCGGCGCCGCCGCCGACGAGGCCGCCCGGGCCGGTGCGGAGCGGCGCGCCGTCCCGGAGACGACCGTCAGAGAGCGGGTCGCCGACCTGGCCGAGGAGCTGTCGGCGGCGGACGTGCTGGTCGCCTCCCACGACGACGCCGACCCCGCGGCCGTCGAGCACGCGCTCGACCACGGCGTCGACCTGTGTGAGTACCCGGTGTCGCTCGCCGCCGCCGGCCGGGCGAGCGAGCGCGGCGCCGCGACCGCGATGGGCGCGCCGAACCTCGTCCGCGGCGGGAGCCTCTGGGGCAACCTCGACGCGCGCGCGGCGATCGACGCCGGCGTCGTCGATCTGCTGTGTTCCGACTACCGCCCCCAGGCGCTCCTGGCCTCGGTGTTCGTCGACACCGGCGAGCCCCTCGCCCGCCGCGCGGCCCGGGTCACGAGCGAACCCGCCCGCGTCGCCGGCCTCGACGACCGGGGCGAGCTCGCGCCGGGCGCGCGCGCCGACCTGGTCGCCGTCGACCCCGACCCGGTGCCGACCGTGACCCGCGCCGTCGTCG
The window above is part of the Halosimplex rubrum genome. Proteins encoded here:
- a CDS encoding alpha-D-ribose 1-methylphosphonate 5-triphosphate diphosphatase → MSERTERLVVEGGTVVTPEAAFDGGRVVVEGDRIVAVESTERTDGDDRATTDGERDGGPTVRHLDATGEVVLPGLVDLHGDEVERYRFPRSGERVDAATALATADRLALAAGVTTKFDAIAFEDAPEKNRSIEGATELLEAVATGADLVADHRVHARCEVTDPASVAVVGDLVERPAVDIASLMAHAPGRGQFEDETAFASRYADGRGAAADEAARAGAERRAVPETTVRERVADLAEELSAADVLVASHDDADPAAVEHALDHGVDLCEYPVSLAAAGRASERGAATAMGAPNLVRGGSLWGNLDARAAIDAGVVDLLCSDYRPQALLASVFVDTGEPLARRAARVTSEPARVAGLDDRGELAPGARADLVAVDPDPVPTVTRAVVAGREVYRCGR
- the rdfA gene encoding rod-determining factor RdfA, which gives rise to MGSDDAPAGRRSKVERLVAAYGLEEMGDRLVDSWTGSNGSRTSLRDLADEFNRAVLRSAMRRADRNPTEHAVADAYETLTGDDVSEGRKAEMRNDLARAGVDVDALVGDFVSHQAVHTYLTEVRDATPPESTTDPIDTDIGTLQRLLGRTATVAEGTLARHRDADRVTLGEFDVFLDVRVLCHDCGADRDAVALLRNGGCACEPDDDGAR
- a CDS encoding archaea-specific SMC-related protein; protein product: MDGDAGADGPDSADTPDGADRDSADTSDIADTTEVADAADAVDPGPDGSNGDRTRPAPDAGAGTASLSVRNVGGIEATAVDLGPGVTVLAGRNATNRSSFLRAIRAVLGGEARPLRRGADSGRVELTVDGETYTRRFERAGDGVAATGDPYLADPGPAETYAVLLEDNDVRRAVRAGDDLANVVMRPVDTDAIEAEIERLTAEKRRVDDDLADLEGVGDERANLSAERRRLEGEIEGLESDLADLEAEIEAADASLDDGIERDERLEERLDELRDARTDLESVIEDLDAERDTIAAVERERDEIESDLTAVSPVDEAELDALADDIATLRERKRRLDGDVSALQGIVRFNESQLEEGLLGELGEIRRDGADLAGDDGFAGDGAAGSASSDGEGHVTDRLSGTERVTCWTCGSTVDRAAIEGTLDRLRDLRERTLGRRRDLTARIDRLAARRERLERRRERRADLRAERDRVESELARREERIGDLERRRRELNERVQNLEATVEDLRTEDYADLLDLHRRANERQVELEQRRSDLAAVESELDALDERLDDRDRLETRREELQSDLVECRTRLDRTAAEAVATFNEHADALVDALDYDNVARVRLTRTTGTDRSGADVGRFDLRVVREGDEGAFEDSPANLSESEREVVGLVLALAGYLVHDVHERCPFLLLDSLEAIDAERIADLVDYFADYATYLVVALLEADATAVGTAHDRVTEI